The window ATTTCACCGAGGTGCTGGAAAAACTGGCCGCATCGCCCATTCAGTTTGCTTCGCTCTCAAACGGAGCACTGGTAAAAGGCCGCCCCGCAGAGATATTTGCAGAAAAAGGAACATGGCTCAGAATATCCATCGACGGCTGGGACGATGAAAGCTATTCACGTTACAGATCTGTGAAAAACGGCGAATTCACCAATATTATGAAAAATATGTCAGCTTTCAAAGCTATGGGCGGAAAATGCAGTCTGGGAGTCAGCGTCATAGTTGATAACCAGAACTGTGATCATCTGTATGAACTGGTCGAAAAAATCAGAAATACCGGAGCTGACAGCGTTAAAATATCCCCATGCATCGTAAGCAACAGCGCAGCAGAAAACAACCGTTACCACGAGCACATCTTCGACACTGTGAAATCCCATACGGAGAGAATAAAAAAAGACTTCCTTAACGGCGGTTTTGAAATATATGACTCATACCATCTGATGGAATCGAAGTTTGAAAAAGACTACGACTGGTGCCCATATCTTCAGGTTCTGCCTGTAATAGGGGCGGATCAGAATATTTATCCCTGTCAGGACAAGGCATATAACCTTGAAGAAGCCCTGATAGGCAGCATCCGTGATGTCCGGTTCAAAGACTTCTGGTTTTCCGGTAAAAATAAATTTTTTAAAATCAACCCCTCAAAGGTATGCGGACATCATTGTGTTGCCAACGACAAAAACAAGGTTATTCTCGAATACCTGAACACAGATATGGAACATCTGGGGTTTGTATAATGAAAATACTGATTACAGGCTCATCCGGAGGAATAGGTTTTGCAGCTGCCGAAGAGCTTGTCAGACTGGGGCACAGTGTGCTTCTGACAGGCAGGAAACAGGAAACACTTTCCGCCTCGGCCGGCAGACTGAACTCCCTCGCATTCTGCGGCGATTTGAGCAAAACAGAATCCGTTAACAGACTTTATGGATTCTGCAATGAACAGGACTTCATCCCTGAAGCAGTTGTCCACACGGTCGGAGGGACTGTTAACAACGACAGACATCCCCTAAACACCGGGACACTGGAAGAATCAATGCGCCTGAATCTTTACAGCGCAGCAGAACTGAACAACCTTCTGATCCCCCTTATGCAGCAAAACAGCGGCGGAAGAATAATCCACATATCCTCTCAGGCGGCAAAAGACGGCAACGCCTCGCCTGCATACGCAATTGCCAAGGGCGCGCTGAACATATACATCAGAAATTCCGCAAGGTTTTACGCTCAGGACAATATAATGATATGCGGCATAATGCCCGGAATACTGGATCACGAGGGTTCGGCATGGCATCAAAAAAGCACCGAAAATCCCAAAAAATACGAAGAAAGAAAAAGCAGACAGCCCCTCGGGCGTTTTCTTAAGCCTCAGGATATCAGCGGTCTCATCGGCTTTCTGGCAACGGACAGATCAATGGCATACACCGGCACAATTTTCGATATAAACGGCGGAGAATGATAATGGGCTACAAGCAGGAACAGTTCAACGAATACACTCAAATGCTTGAGGAAAGCGGATATGTGACACTTGGAGTGCTCTCTTCCGCCACATGGAACTATGACCCGAAAAGACTGACCTTCTGTCTGTCCCGATATAAATTTGCCGCCAAAATGCTCAGCGGAAAGGATACGGTTCTGGAAGTCGGTGCAGGAGACTGCTTTGCCAGCAGAATAGTCTCTTGCGAGGTGAATAAACTGATCTGCACGGACTATGATGAAAAACTGATTTCCGAAGCCGAAAAAATGCGCCGAAACGATATGGCCAACACAGAGTTCAAAGTCCACGACATGCTCACAGGAGCTTATTGCGAACAGGTTGACGCCATATACTGCCTTGATGTATTCGAACATATCGCCAAACAGGATGAACGGATCTTTCTGGAAAATATAAAAAAATCGCTAAACGAACACGGCATTTTTCTCGTGGGAATGCCCAGTCTGGAAAGTCAGCAGTATGCTTCGGAAGGGAGCAAGGCAGGACATGTTAACTGTAAAAACGGAAATGAGATGAAAAAACTGCTGGAAGAATACTATCACAACTGCTTCCTTTTCAGCATGAACGACGAGGTGGTTCATACCGGCTTCTCGCCCATGGCTCACTACATTATCGCAGTCTGCACCGGAAAAAAGCAATGACAGACTACCAGAAGCATCTTGTTGAAAAATTCAAAGTAAGTTCTTTCGATGATTTCTATGCTTTTCCTCTGTTCTTCGAACTGGAAACAGTAAACGTATGCAACGCCAGATGCTCAATCTGCACCATCAACGAATGGAAGAGTGAAACTCCTTTCATGGAAGATGACTTATTTTTCAGACTCGCAGACGAAATAAACAGCCATTCCGACACCGTCAGGATAGTCAACCTGAGCAGAGACGGCGAACCGTTCCTTGACAGCGGTCTGGAAGAACGGATAGCCTATTTTAAAAAGGGCGGGATAAAGTTCACAACACTGTCCACAAACGCCGCACTGCTGAACGAAAAACGCATCCTGTCCGTTCTGGCCTCAGGACTTGACGACATAATGTTCTCTGTTGACGGAGCTACAAAGAATACATACGAAAACATCCGCATAGGTCTTTCATTTGAAGAGGTCACTGAGAATATCAGAAACTTTATACGCCTCAGAAACGCTTCCAACAGCAGCACGTCGGTCAGAATACGCATGGTGATGACACCCGAAAACATGCACGAAGCTGATGATTTCAAAAAGATGTGGCAGGACGTAATAGGCTCCGGAG of the Seleniivibrio woodruffii genome contains:
- a CDS encoding radical SAM protein, translating into MALRYTKYKIFHFKDKLDSLPAGNPEIKPPVHIRIKPTNVCNHSCSYCAYRTDALQLGQDMNIRDFIPREKMLEIIDDCIEMGVKAVTFSGGGEPFCYKYFTEVLEKLAASPIQFASLSNGALVKGRPAEIFAEKGTWLRISIDGWDDESYSRYRSVKNGEFTNIMKNMSAFKAMGGKCSLGVSVIVDNQNCDHLYELVEKIRNTGADSVKISPCIVSNSAAENNRYHEHIFDTVKSHTERIKKDFLNGGFEIYDSYHLMESKFEKDYDWCPYLQVLPVIGADQNIYPCQDKAYNLEEALIGSIRDVRFKDFWFSGKNKFFKINPSKVCGHHCVANDKNKVILEYLNTDMEHLGFV
- a CDS encoding SDR family NAD(P)-dependent oxidoreductase; the encoded protein is MKILITGSSGGIGFAAAEELVRLGHSVLLTGRKQETLSASAGRLNSLAFCGDLSKTESVNRLYGFCNEQDFIPEAVVHTVGGTVNNDRHPLNTGTLEESMRLNLYSAAELNNLLIPLMQQNSGGRIIHISSQAAKDGNASPAYAIAKGALNIYIRNSARFYAQDNIMICGIMPGILDHEGSAWHQKSTENPKKYEERKSRQPLGRFLKPQDISGLIGFLATDRSMAYTGTIFDINGGE
- a CDS encoding class I SAM-dependent methyltransferase yields the protein MGYKQEQFNEYTQMLEESGYVTLGVLSSATWNYDPKRLTFCLSRYKFAAKMLSGKDTVLEVGAGDCFASRIVSCEVNKLICTDYDEKLISEAEKMRRNDMANTEFKVHDMLTGAYCEQVDAIYCLDVFEHIAKQDERIFLENIKKSLNEHGIFLVGMPSLESQQYASEGSKAGHVNCKNGNEMKKLLEEYYHNCFLFSMNDEVVHTGFSPMAHYIIAVCTGKKQ
- a CDS encoding radical SAM/SPASM domain-containing protein, translated to MTDYQKHLVEKFKVSSFDDFYAFPLFFELETVNVCNARCSICTINEWKSETPFMEDDLFFRLADEINSHSDTVRIVNLSRDGEPFLDSGLEERIAYFKKGGIKFTTLSTNAALLNEKRILSVLASGLDDIMFSVDGATKNTYENIRIGLSFEEVTENIRNFIRLRNASNSSTSVRIRMVMTPENMHEADDFKKMWQDVIGSGDKIQMKHLHSWGNQLQGFNAVTEYEKIYTPCSSPFTTCIIKSDGEIIVCPVDFKRKHINGSIMEKSIAEIWKNGKELNAFRQIHLEGGRNDIPMCEKCFLWDADISKVDMT